In Methanococcoides sp. LMO-2, a single window of DNA contains:
- a CDS encoding ATP-binding protein → MINGSNNINADTGVDAHLLRSVLENVPFIAMIVDSDARVEYINRATTDALGKDKDEAFGLLGGDLFGCVNSIKGQGCGKNRECSDCVVRNSITHTFETGENLYKKEAEMEIRSDGRTRTHYLLVSTTLLPHQEAAKVSLVVSDVSEIKRTNLLTKRKLEIERTVASISSMFSSGKNIDQNIDFALEEICNLFESSRSYVFLFREDMAFMDNTHEYCSDEVSSQRGSLQGLPTEMFPWWMKKLHMGEDIHIRDVSCLPCEAISEKETLEMQDIKSLLVVPMYVSNELAGFVGLDNVLYNEDWGEEDIAILRMASHSIGSAFESKKAEEIRARMENELKESEKKYRELFEHSINGFAFHKVITDENGEVIDYVFLDANRAFENLTGLKCDDILGKCVTEVLSGIEKTPFIKKYGEVALTGKETRFQLYSEPIGRFFDISAYSPNKGYFATIFTDITETKKAEEEAHNAKVAAEDANQAKSNFIANVSHDLRTPLNSIIGFSDLLNLQAYDVLTETQKKYLFNISTNSTHLLELVNDLLDLSKIEAGKMEMSPDKFVLNDMIEGVKMTMLPLAMEKQIELNYNINIEKPIIVADPLKFKQILHNLLSNAIKFTDKGGSVTMGLETTDNLVSAFVEDTGPGISQDDLDKLFNPFSQLESATSKKYAGTGLGLAIVKNFVEMHGGDVWVESEPGKGSTFGFNIPLKPENSSR, encoded by the coding sequence TTGATCAATGGATCTAATAACATAAATGCGGATACTGGAGTCGACGCGCATTTATTAAGATCAGTTCTTGAGAATGTTCCTTTTATTGCTATGATTGTGGATAGTGATGCGAGAGTTGAATACATAAATCGTGCTACTACTGATGCCCTGGGGAAAGATAAAGATGAAGCTTTCGGGCTTCTTGGGGGGGATCTTTTTGGTTGTGTCAACTCAATAAAAGGACAGGGTTGCGGCAAGAACAGGGAATGTTCTGATTGTGTCGTACGAAATTCTATAACTCATACTTTTGAGACAGGTGAGAACCTGTATAAAAAAGAAGCTGAAATGGAGATTAGGTCCGATGGCAGAACAAGAACACACTATTTGCTCGTATCAACAACGTTGCTTCCTCATCAGGAAGCTGCAAAAGTATCACTTGTTGTATCTGATGTCTCTGAGATCAAAAGAACAAACCTTTTAACCAAAAGAAAACTTGAGATCGAAAGAACGGTAGCCTCCATTTCCTCGATGTTCTCCTCAGGAAAGAATATCGATCAAAATATTGATTTTGCTCTGGAGGAGATCTGTAATCTTTTTGAAAGCAGTAGAAGCTATGTTTTTCTTTTCCGTGAAGACATGGCTTTTATGGACAACACTCATGAATACTGTTCAGATGAAGTTAGCTCACAAAGAGGATCTCTTCAGGGACTACCGACAGAAATGTTCCCCTGGTGGATGAAAAAACTTCACATGGGTGAAGATATCCATATCAGGGATGTCTCATGCCTGCCTTGTGAAGCGATTTCAGAAAAAGAGACACTTGAAATGCAGGATATCAAGTCTCTGCTAGTTGTTCCGATGTACGTTAGCAACGAACTTGCCGGTTTTGTCGGATTGGATAATGTTCTATATAATGAAGACTGGGGCGAAGAAGATATTGCTATTCTCCGAATGGCCTCTCATAGTATCGGATCGGCATTTGAAAGCAAAAAAGCTGAGGAAATACGTGCAAGAATGGAAAATGAGCTTAAGGAAAGTGAAAAGAAATACCGTGAACTCTTTGAGCATTCTATAAACGGATTTGCTTTTCACAAGGTCATTACCGATGAAAATGGTGAGGTTATTGATTATGTATTTCTTGATGCCAATAGAGCATTTGAGAATCTGACTGGCTTAAAGTGTGATGACATCCTCGGTAAATGTGTGACGGAAGTTCTTTCTGGTATCGAAAAAACACCTTTTATTAAGAAATACGGGGAGGTTGCCTTGACCGGTAAAGAAACACGTTTCCAACTATATTCGGAACCAATTGGAAGGTTCTTTGATATTTCTGCCTATTCACCAAATAAAGGTTATTTCGCTACCATCTTTACTGACATCACTGAAACAAAGAAGGCAGAGGAAGAGGCACACAATGCTAAGGTCGCTGCTGAAGATGCTAATCAGGCAAAAAGCAACTTTATTGCAAATGTCAGTCATGATCTTAGGACACCTCTTAATTCGATAATTGGATTTTCAGATCTGCTTAATCTTCAGGCCTATGATGTCCTGACTGAAACCCAGAAGAAGTATCTTTTTAATATCTCTACAAATAGTACACATCTTCTGGAACTTGTCAATGATCTTCTTGACCTTTCAAAGATAGAGGCAGGTAAGATGGAGATGTCTCCTGATAAGTTTGTTCTCAATGATATGATCGAAGGGGTAAAAATGACAATGCTCCCTCTCGCAATGGAGAAACAGATCGAGCTGAACTACAATATTAACATCGAGAAGCCAATTATTGTGGCAGATCCGTTGAAGTTCAAGCAAATTCTTCACAATCTCTTAAGCAATGCAATCAAGTTCACAGACAAAGGCGGATCTGTAACAATGGGACTTGAAACAACTGATAATTTGGTTTCTGCATTTGTGGAAGACACGGGACCGGGTATCTCACAGGATGACCTGGATAAACTGTTCAATCCTTTTAGTCAGCTGGAGTCTGCTACCTCAAAGAAGTATGCAGGCACAGGTCTTGGTCTTGCAATTGTCAAAAATTTTGTAGAAATGCATGGTGGAGATGTATGGGTTGAAAGTGAGCCTGGGAAAGGAAGTACTTTCGGATTCAATATTCCATTAAAACCCGAAAATTCATCCCGGTGA
- a CDS encoding hydrophobe/amphiphile efflux-3 (HAE3) family transporter has translation MAFLFIILSFSGASQITMESGTDTFVEKTSQLYQDYDHLFLNIFYTQSMVVLVENGDVTDPELLKAVDRLERLSSSIEGVVETSSMASVVKETNFQTSGRYRIPDDPNQIDHLLEIAGPQQLMPDETHTIIFVKAAGDTNENALREILREVEFAAEFADFPPEYKVIVTGDPAFNVAMEDEMNASMGPLLMLSGILMIIVLYLVFRHVRWRLLPLAIVFLGIIYTFGVMGYVRIPMSMVSMSAFPILVGLGIDYAIQFHNRIEEELDKGESESEAVIETVKHTGPAVFIALIITSLGFVSLFTSSVPMIQDFGKLLLIGIFMCFLASLFVGVTVIYGLDTLGKKNRIFRKLASIKPSISIRKVKDKEIRTGNEIEGKPNGDSLERLIEKTTMATIKHPGIVLFLAISLCLAGFYADSQVPIQTDMKTFVPTDMPALVDWNHMADVLGGGVFLNLIIKVDDAADPEVLQWMDEFSEREVDARSDIYGADSIVPIVKQMNGGTIPDNRNEVQAIYDQLPEDVRNRYIYSNSMLLLNLDIGNAWEGLGIKGMEELVKIVRTDVMWMPPPPDVSVTITGDTVTFTEVISALTTGRVAMTMLGLIMVFGGLVVIYRDWLKAFTPVITMLMVIGWAGGVMYIMGIEYTPMTATLGALILGVGSEYAVLMMERYFEEKEKGHSPVEAMREASKKIGKAIITSGLTTLFGFSALIASPFSMNSNFGMVTVIDVALALLATFIVFPPVLVYLDSWRDRRMGIEVPELKYIDH, from the coding sequence ATAGCATTCCTTTTCATAATCTTATCCTTCAGTGGTGCCAGTCAGATAACCATGGAATCGGGTACTGACACTTTTGTTGAAAAAACATCCCAGCTTTACCAGGACTATGACCACCTTTTCCTGAATATATTCTACACACAATCCATGGTGGTACTGGTGGAGAACGGCGACGTTACCGACCCCGAACTGCTGAAAGCGGTAGACCGGCTCGAACGTCTTTCGAGCTCTATCGAAGGCGTGGTGGAAACCTCCAGCATGGCATCCGTGGTCAAGGAAACCAATTTCCAGACATCGGGAAGATACAGGATACCGGATGATCCGAACCAGATAGACCACCTGCTCGAGATCGCAGGTCCCCAGCAGCTAATGCCGGATGAAACCCACACGATCATCTTTGTGAAAGCGGCAGGAGATACAAATGAAAATGCCCTGAGAGAGATCCTCAGGGAGGTCGAATTTGCAGCGGAATTTGCGGATTTCCCTCCAGAATACAAAGTAATAGTAACAGGTGACCCTGCTTTCAATGTCGCAATGGAGGACGAGATGAATGCCAGCATGGGACCTCTCCTGATGTTGTCAGGTATTCTCATGATAATTGTGCTTTACCTAGTATTCCGGCATGTCAGGTGGCGACTACTTCCCCTCGCAATAGTTTTTCTTGGAATAATCTATACCTTCGGCGTCATGGGATACGTCAGGATACCCATGAGCATGGTCTCGATGTCCGCTTTCCCAATACTTGTAGGACTGGGGATAGATTATGCTATCCAGTTCCACAATCGTATCGAAGAAGAGCTGGATAAAGGCGAATCAGAATCAGAAGCTGTTATAGAAACAGTCAAACACACAGGACCGGCAGTGTTCATTGCACTTATCATTACTTCCCTTGGTTTCGTTTCTCTTTTCACTTCCTCAGTCCCAATGATACAGGACTTTGGCAAACTCCTCCTCATAGGAATATTCATGTGTTTCCTTGCATCCCTTTTTGTTGGTGTTACTGTCATTTACGGACTTGACACCCTCGGGAAGAAGAACCGCATATTCAGAAAACTTGCTTCCATAAAGCCTTCGATCAGTATTCGAAAAGTAAAAGATAAAGAAATCAGAACCGGGAATGAAATTGAAGGTAAACCTAACGGAGATTCCCTTGAACGTCTTATCGAAAAGACCACCATGGCGACGATAAAGCATCCCGGAATCGTGCTCTTCCTGGCAATTTCCCTATGCTTGGCCGGTTTCTACGCTGATTCTCAGGTTCCGATACAGACTGACATGAAAACATTTGTTCCCACCGACATGCCTGCACTTGTGGATTGGAATCACATGGCAGACGTCCTTGGAGGAGGAGTATTCCTAAATCTGATCATCAAGGTGGATGATGCAGCTGATCCCGAAGTACTGCAATGGATGGACGAGTTCAGCGAACGTGAGGTCGATGCCAGGAGTGATATCTATGGAGCTGACAGCATTGTCCCGATCGTTAAGCAGATGAACGGGGGTACTATCCCTGACAACAGGAATGAAGTACAGGCAATCTATGACCAGTTGCCGGAAGATGTACGCAACCGGTACATCTACAGTAACAGTATGCTCCTGTTGAACCTCGATATCGGTAACGCATGGGAGGGACTTGGCATCAAAGGCATGGAAGAGCTTGTGAAGATCGTCAGGACAGATGTGATGTGGATGCCTCCGCCACCTGACGTCAGTGTCACCATCACCGGAGATACCGTGACCTTCACAGAGGTTATCTCAGCATTGACAACGGGACGTGTAGCAATGACAATGCTCGGACTCATTATGGTCTTCGGAGGACTTGTTGTAATATACCGTGACTGGCTCAAAGCCTTCACACCGGTTATCACAATGCTCATGGTCATTGGCTGGGCAGGCGGAGTCATGTATATCATGGGTATCGAATATACGCCAATGACAGCAACACTTGGGGCGTTGATACTTGGAGTGGGATCCGAGTATGCAGTCCTGATGATGGAGCGTTATTTCGAAGAGAAGGAGAAAGGGCATAGCCCTGTGGAAGCCATGCGTGAGGCAAGCAAGAAGATAGGAAAGGCGATCATAACGTCAGGTCTTACAACACTCTTTGGTTTCTCAGCATTGATAGCATCACCGTTCTCAATGAACAGCAACTTCGGTATGGTCACAGTGATCGATGTTGCACTGGCACTACTTGCAACTTTCATTGTATTCCCACCGGTGCTTGTCTATCTTGATAGCTGGAGGGACCGCAGAATGGGAATTGAAGTTCCTGAATTGAAGTATATTGACCATTGA
- a CDS encoding CDP-alcohol phosphatidyltransferase family protein, whose protein sequence is MPLAKNIPISPNILTIIGLLISVIAAFEFAIGDLIMGAIFIMLSGIFDVLDGAVARASGNITPFGGVLDSVCDRYADAVIFAGIIYGSINGSIYQPALLQAPLWLWCVLALIGSYMVSYTRARAEAAGSTSMNVGVAERSERLIILVLGALTGYILIAVAVIAVLAHVTLVQRILNAKQTL, encoded by the coding sequence TTGCCGCTTGCAAAGAACATTCCGATCTCACCAAATATACTGACGATCATCGGACTGCTTATCAGTGTTATCGCAGCCTTTGAGTTTGCCATCGGCGATCTTATCATGGGAGCAATATTCATAATGCTAAGCGGTATTTTCGATGTCCTTGACGGTGCGGTTGCAAGGGCCTCAGGAAACATAACACCTTTTGGAGGCGTATTGGACTCTGTCTGTGACAGGTATGCAGATGCTGTCATCTTTGCAGGGATCATCTATGGATCCATCAACGGGAGTATCTACCAGCCTGCACTTCTACAGGCACCACTGTGGCTTTGGTGTGTTCTCGCACTGATCGGTTCATACATGGTCAGCTATACACGCGCCAGGGCAGAGGCCGCAGGGTCAACCTCAATGAACGTAGGGGTCGCAGAAAGGTCTGAAAGACTTATCATACTTGTACTGGGAGCATTAACAGGATATATTCTGATAGCAGTAGCCGTGATAGCAGTTCTCGCACATGTCACCCTTGTACAGAGAATATTAAATGCAAAACAAACATTATGA
- the purQ gene encoding phosphoribosylformylglycinamidine synthase subunit PurQ: MTIAIIEFGGSNCNLDVLHVLEDVVGADAERVWYKETDLDRFEGAVIPGGFSYGDYLRSGAIASRTPIMNSVKKMADEGKPVMGICNGFQILTESGLLDGALTTNEYPKFRCEWTSLRVETTDSPFTSAFKEGEIIRIPIAHMDGNFYADEPTLSAMEDEKLVAFRYVDSEGHVTDEANPNGSQENIAGILNHKRNVMGLMPHPERASESVLGSDDGVRMFKSMVEYISNR; this comes from the coding sequence ATGACAATCGCCATCATAGAGTTTGGTGGAAGTAATTGTAATCTTGATGTTCTGCACGTACTGGAAGATGTTGTCGGTGCAGATGCAGAACGTGTCTGGTACAAGGAAACAGATCTTGACAGGTTCGAAGGTGCAGTGATCCCCGGCGGATTCTCCTACGGTGACTACCTGCGCTCAGGTGCTATCGCATCCCGTACACCCATCATGAATTCTGTTAAAAAGATGGCAGATGAGGGCAAGCCTGTCATGGGTATCTGCAATGGATTCCAGATACTGACCGAATCCGGACTCCTCGATGGTGCCCTGACAACCAACGAATATCCAAAGTTCAGATGCGAGTGGACCAGCCTGAGAGTTGAGACCACAGATTCACCATTTACTTCCGCTTTCAAGGAAGGAGAGATCATCCGCATACCCATCGCTCACATGGATGGTAATTTCTATGCTGATGAACCAACCCTTTCAGCAATGGAAGATGAAAAGCTTGTAGCCTTCAGGTATGTTGACAGCGAAGGTCACGTGACCGACGAGGCAAACCCTAACGGCTCACAGGAGAACATTGCAGGAATACTGAACCATAAGAGAAACGTAATGGGACTCATGCCACACCCGGAAAGAGCATCAGAATCCGTTCTTGGTTCCGATGACGGTGTCAGGATGTTCAAGTCCATGGTAGAGTATATTTCTAACAGGTGA
- a CDS encoding diphthine--ammonia ligase, with amino-acid sequence MKLGVLFSSGKDSNYALHIMQQEGNSIECLITIKSRNPDSYMFHTPNIDLARLQADAMELPLLETFTEGEKELELEDLKKAIMQAQEEFGIEGIVTGALYSNYQKDRIEKICNELGLESFSPLWHIDQEQEMRELLDKGFEFIFSSIAAYGLNSSWVGKTILSIDVDKLVKLNEKIGLNIAGEGGEFESFVTDAPMFKKKIKINDFRLVERDEYTANVVIEDAELVDKK; translated from the coding sequence GTGAAACTGGGTGTTCTTTTCAGTTCAGGTAAAGATTCCAATTATGCATTGCATATCATGCAGCAAGAAGGCAATTCCATTGAATGCCTGATAACCATCAAAAGCAGAAATCCTGATTCCTATATGTTCCACACTCCGAATATAGACCTGGCAAGACTGCAGGCAGATGCCATGGAACTGCCTTTACTGGAGACCTTTACAGAAGGTGAAAAGGAACTTGAGCTCGAGGACCTAAAAAAAGCCATCATGCAGGCTCAGGAGGAGTTTGGCATCGAGGGAATTGTGACCGGTGCACTGTATTCCAATTACCAGAAGGACCGGATAGAGAAGATCTGCAATGAACTGGGACTTGAGTCATTCTCCCCGCTCTGGCATATCGATCAGGAGCAGGAGATGCGGGAGCTTTTGGACAAAGGTTTTGAGTTCATCTTCAGCAGTATCGCAGCTTATGGCCTGAACAGTAGCTGGGTTGGCAAGACAATTCTCAGCATTGATGTCGATAAGCTTGTGAAGCTCAACGAGAAAATCGGATTGAACATTGCAGGTGAGGGTGGAGAGTTCGAAAGCTTTGTCACCGATGCCCCGATGTTCAAAAAGAAGATCAAGATCAACGACTTCAGGCTCGTGGAACGTGACGAGTACACTGCGAACGTTGTGATCGAGGATGCAGAACTGGTGGACAAGAAATAA
- a CDS encoding tetratricopeptide repeat protein, protein MEEKGKTIEELFHLGFHAEYPEEKIEYYSAVLESDLRDPRLWNEEAVALVWTNTGIAYCDLSEYKKAVYCFEQALDLDPRNSDIWYNKGIAHSYLGNYREAIESYTNTLDIDERYDNAWINKGMIHDILGEYEEAIRCYENIHVAMDIDPKYTLAWNKKGVAYYHLGKYDEAITCFAKVLNADPEYEDAKNNLSNAMAKLKDIGEQGAISDK, encoded by the coding sequence ATGGAAGAGAAAGGGAAAACAATAGAAGAACTGTTCCATCTTGGTTTCCACGCAGAATATCCGGAAGAAAAAATAGAATACTATAGTGCAGTGCTTGAATCTGATCTCAGAGATCCACGTTTATGGAATGAGGAAGCTGTAGCACTTGTGTGGACGAACACCGGGATAGCTTACTGTGACCTGAGTGAATACAAAAAAGCCGTATACTGTTTTGAACAGGCATTGGATCTTGATCCCCGTAATTCCGATATATGGTACAACAAAGGTATTGCACATTCATATCTTGGTAACTACAGAGAGGCTATCGAATCATATACAAATACCCTGGATATCGATGAAAGATACGATAATGCATGGATCAATAAGGGGATGATACATGACATACTGGGAGAGTATGAGGAAGCCATCAGATGTTACGAAAATATACATGTGGCAATGGATATCGATCCAAAGTATACTCTGGCATGGAACAAGAAAGGAGTTGCATACTACCACCTTGGAAAGTATGATGAAGCTATTACGTGTTTTGCAAAGGTCCTTAATGCAGATCCCGAATATGAAGATGCAAAGAACAACCTTTCAAATGCAATGGCCAAACTAAAGGATATCGGGGAGCAGGGAGCAATAAGCGATAAATAA
- a CDS encoding asparagine synthetase B → MSRIAGYFNTGNMGVDTAPIFRDMENRGKYDALIYTRDELISFSSGSQLSELTADDSMISFFDPSMAPSTTHLSGSGADITVVCDVDLYNWDELCNTQGSIFSDTMDNGVDFMQLFLSDIFKRMNFEVSGISQTLAFLDSSLRKLRGVYAFACKANDRIYLARDLIGVKPLWYDVSEGLAFASEKKFLEKSGYTEVKELSPRQILCYDLKDDTVTMHEREFLSQLPEVKGSEDDVRDKLLALLREAVSVRVPDEDFGVMFSAGIDSTILASICNEIAKEKSVSVTCYTVGLSGEVSSPDIACAKRISEELGFDLKIHEVDLEAVEEYLGLVVPLIEDASVPKTGVAMTMYAASVAAKKDGINVLFAGAGADELFAGYNRYKRSDNINRDCLKDILEMHEVNTYRDDTVAAFTGVSLRLPYLDERFVEYSLAIPEKFKMSESMNKVVLRRVGEKLDLPKVITKRSKKAAQYGSRFDKALTKLAKRAGFGNKTEYINSFSGE, encoded by the coding sequence ATGAGCAGGATCGCAGGCTATTTTAATACAGGTAACATGGGTGTGGACACCGCTCCAATTTTCCGGGATATGGAAAATCGCGGAAAATATGATGCACTTATCTATACGAGGGATGAACTCATTAGTTTTTCATCCGGGTCACAGTTGTCTGAATTAACAGCCGATGATTCCATGATAAGTTTCTTTGATCCTTCTATGGCTCCTTCAACAACTCATCTTTCTGGATCCGGGGCCGACATTACCGTTGTTTGTGATGTTGATCTATACAATTGGGATGAATTGTGCAACACACAAGGTTCTATCTTTTCCGATACCATGGACAATGGCGTCGATTTCATGCAATTATTCCTCAGTGACATCTTTAAAAGAATGAATTTCGAAGTATCGGGTATATCCCAAACTCTTGCTTTTCTCGATTCATCCCTGCGTAAACTTCGGGGTGTCTATGCTTTTGCATGTAAAGCAAATGACAGGATATATCTTGCCAGGGACCTGATAGGCGTTAAACCTCTCTGGTATGATGTTTCCGAAGGCCTTGCTTTTGCTTCTGAGAAGAAGTTCCTTGAAAAATCAGGTTACACTGAGGTTAAGGAGCTTTCTCCAAGGCAAATATTGTGCTATGACCTTAAGGACGACACAGTTACGATGCATGAAAGGGAATTCCTTTCCCAACTTCCTGAAGTTAAGGGCTCGGAGGATGATGTAAGAGACAAATTGCTTGCACTGCTCAGGGAGGCCGTTTCAGTACGTGTGCCGGATGAGGATTTTGGAGTCATGTTCTCGGCAGGGATTGATTCAACTATCCTGGCATCCATTTGTAATGAGATCGCCAAAGAGAAGAGTGTTTCAGTGACCTGTTATACGGTCGGGCTTTCCGGTGAAGTTTCCTCTCCGGATATTGCATGTGCTAAAAGGATATCTGAAGAGCTTGGATTTGATCTGAAGATCCATGAGGTCGATCTTGAGGCAGTTGAAGAGTATCTGGGGTTGGTTGTGCCTCTGATAGAAGATGCCAGTGTCCCGAAGACCGGTGTTGCAATGACCATGTATGCTGCAAGTGTTGCAGCAAAGAAAGATGGCATCAATGTCCTATTTGCAGGTGCCGGAGCAGACGAGCTGTTTGCAGGTTACAATCGATACAAGAGATCCGATAACATAAACCGGGATTGCCTGAAGGACATTCTTGAGATGCATGAGGTAAACACATACCGGGATGACACTGTTGCAGCATTTACAGGAGTATCCCTGCGTCTCCCTTATCTTGATGAAAGGTTTGTGGAGTACTCGCTGGCAATTCCTGAGAAATTCAAGATGTCAGAGAGTATGAACAAAGTGGTACTGCGAAGGGTAGGCGAGAAGCTGGACTTGCCGAAAGTCATCACGAAGCGCAGCAAAAAGGCTGCCCAGTACGGAAGCCGCTTCGATAAAGCATTGACAAAACTGGCAAAGCGTGCTGGGTTTGGTAACAAGACAGAGTATATCAATAGTTTTTCAGGAGAATGA
- the purS gene encoding phosphoribosylformylglycinamidine synthase subunit PurS produces MQYRAEVTIELKPGMLDPEGTTIRRALEHLGYHTNELRTSKRYIIDLEEESAEMAKQKVDEMCQKLIANPIIHNYTIEMREA; encoded by the coding sequence ATGCAATATCGTGCAGAAGTAACAATAGAGCTTAAACCGGGAATGCTGGACCCGGAAGGTACTACCATCAGAAGGGCATTGGAGCACCTTGGATATCACACAAACGAACTGAGGACATCAAAGAGATATATCATTGACCTTGAGGAAGAATCCGCTGAAATGGCAAAGCAAAAGGTAGATGAGATGTGCCAGAAGCTTATCGCAAACCCGATCATCCACAATTATACTATCGAAATGAGGGAAGCTTAA
- a CDS encoding RAD55 family ATPase translates to MHLLKFIDTIEGLNEVFNKDIPKGSVVLITGEPGSLKSGLVYSIMAGYLNGCGEIGSYITLEQNKDNHLKNMKSMGIELSEQLFIFDYTDCRLQSDAYSRDILSLIENSIIQQKIEHGDRFSCLALDSLGALYSLMDNDPKLMRKRLYHILEPLRRQNLTTFLILETAGSTGSEVDFEGYLADGIIELGFHTKDETSKRYLKVKKMRSSAHSMEPHALTVSKTGLQIYKSTIF, encoded by the coding sequence ATGCATTTACTGAAATTCATTGATACTATTGAAGGTCTTAACGAAGTATTTAATAAAGACATACCAAAAGGAAGCGTAGTTCTTATTACCGGAGAACCCGGAAGCCTCAAATCAGGACTTGTATACTCCATTATGGCGGGATATCTGAATGGTTGTGGTGAAATTGGTTCATATATAACTCTTGAGCAAAATAAAGATAATCATCTCAAGAATATGAAAAGCATGGGTATTGAACTTTCAGAACAATTGTTCATATTTGACTACACCGATTGCAGACTTCAGTCAGATGCATACTCCAGAGACATCCTGAGCCTCATAGAGAATAGTATAATCCAGCAAAAAATTGAACATGGCGATAGATTTTCCTGCCTGGCACTGGATTCACTTGGAGCACTATACTCGCTTATGGACAATGATCCAAAACTAATGAGAAAGCGTCTTTACCATATCCTTGAGCCATTAAGGAGACAGAACCTCACCACATTCCTGATCCTGGAAACAGCAGGTTCAACAGGATCGGAAGTCGACTTCGAAGGATACCTTGCAGACGGAATAATAGAACTGGGATTCCATACAAAGGATGAAACATCGAAACGTTATCTTAAAGTTAAAAAAATGCGTTCATCTGCCCATAGCATGGAACCTCACGCACTCACTGTTTCAAAAACGGGGTTGCAAATATACAAGAGTACGATCTTCTGA
- a CDS encoding RAD55 family ATPase, which yields MRFIDTIEGLDDIFETDIPKGSVVLITGPPGSLKSGFVFSILSNYLNNCEEHGIYVTLEQNKKSHLENMGSMGLELSDNLTISDFTDYRLQYDEFSGDLLSLIETNIIQYKHKLGDNFTCLALDSLGALYSLMDVEPRLLRKRLYHLLEPLRRENLTTFIILEMADPNGPNHDFEGYLADGIIELGVHTKDNSTNRYLKVRKMRATAHNMDPYILTVSNDGLHIYKGTIF from the coding sequence GTGAGATTTATAGATACTATTGAAGGTCTTGATGATATATTTGAAACCGATATTCCAAAAGGAAGTGTAGTCCTGATAACCGGGCCACCCGGAAGCCTGAAATCCGGATTTGTATTCTCTATACTTTCAAACTATCTGAACAACTGTGAAGAACACGGGATCTACGTAACCCTTGAGCAAAACAAGAAAAGCCATCTTGAGAACATGGGAAGTATGGGATTGGAACTTTCAGATAATCTTACAATATCAGATTTCACGGACTACAGACTCCAATATGATGAATTCTCAGGAGACCTGCTAAGCCTTATCGAGACAAATATCATCCAGTATAAGCATAAACTAGGAGACAATTTTACCTGCCTGGCCCTGGATTCCCTGGGTGCGCTTTATTCATTGATGGATGTTGAACCTCGCCTGCTTAGAAAGAGGCTCTATCACCTGTTAGAACCTTTAAGAAGAGAGAACCTTACCACTTTCATAATTCTTGAAATGGCTGATCCTAACGGACCCAACCATGATTTTGAAGGTTACCTTGCAGATGGTATAATTGAACTTGGAGTCCACACAAAAGACAATAGCACTAACCGCTACTTAAAGGTCAGGAAAATGCGTGCAACAGCACACAATATGGACCCATATATTCTCACTGTTTCAAACGATGGGCTACATATATACAAAGGAACCATTTTCTAA